The Podospora pseudocomata strain CBS 415.72m chromosome 1 map unlocalized CBS415.72m_1, whole genome shotgun sequence genome has a segment encoding these proteins:
- the MSY1 gene encoding tyrosyl-tRNA synthetase (EggNog:ENOG503NTZP; BUSCO:EOG09262JRP; COG:J) — MAFGKGALMSMSRGSICRRCLLTMKSMAGGGPISTYAQQRGKKTWHGPKYQAKIDQAQADWEERAEKIKKGEIQNTWDMFVERGYVKDTAGSTKSGAEVNLKCTVFRNRLADFNSGERSHETIRKLMLHKRIGAYTGIDPTAPSLHIGHLLPLMPIFWMYMHGYAGYTLIGGATAKIGDPTDRLVSRTPLKRTDLTMNLTKIHYQLKALWMNVEEQARRRGFEKDWAWKRAVVNNSTWWNSLPLIEVLKRLGDSMRMGPLLSRDTVKNKMSKGDGMSFSEFTYPLMQGWDWWHMYQANGIQMQIGGSDQYGNIVTGVETVKVVRDNEPDPAKKIEGGPFNDPVGFTVPLLTDSAGVKFGKSAGNAVWLDKFQTSEFDLYGYFVRRSDQEVEKLLKLFTFLPMENINEAMKIHSENPARRVAQHLLAFEVVGLVHGINAAHRTALNHQARYGKQIDIPGVTLRMPKAATEDTPPSILDAPKMDMQLPESLIMGKSIGRILYAAGLAKSASEGHRLATQQGAYIGAMPGHKRTEDNKVMDYSQLSFTPIKLWFPQETRNYLIDGKMLILRKGKVQIRIIEMVSDEEWKESGQTYPGEPGTGALRMLRQQLKMLKSGMLTPDEVKTNLKNHVEEEAPPPGFMKFPDQDSYAIRRATQELMDEIHQKEVGGGSPREERGE; from the exons ATGGCGTTCGGAAAAGGAGCGCTCATGAGCATGAGCAGAGGCTCCATCTGCCGGAGATGCCTGCTAACGATGAAGTCCATGGCTGGTGGAGGGCCAATATCAACATACGCTCAACAACGCGGCAAAAAGACATGGCACGGCCCCAAGTACCAGGCGAAGATTGACCAGGCACAGGCTGATTGGGAAGAGCGGGCtgaaaagatcaagaagggggagattcAAAACACATGGGATATGTTTGTTGAGAGAGGCTATGTGAAGGACACAGCTGG GTCTACAAAGTCTGGCGCTGAGGTAAACTTGAAGTGCACTGTTTTCCGGAACAGATTGGCTGACTTCAACTCGGGAGAAAGATCTCATGAAACTATTCGCAAACTGATGCTTCACAAACGGATTGGCGCCTACACTGGCATTGACCCAACGGCGCCCTCTTTACACATTGGCCATTTGCTCCCGCTCATGCCGATTTTCTGGATGTATATGCACGGTTACGCTGGTTACACTCTGATCGGTGGCGCGACGGCCAAGATTGGCGACCCTACTGACCGGTTGGTCAGCCGCACGCCTCTCAAAAGGACCGACCTCACCATGAATTTGACCAAGATACACTACCAACTCAAGGCCCTCTGGATGAATGTGGAAGAACAGGCAAGGAGGCGGGGCTTCGAGAAGGATTGGGCATGGAAACGGGCTGTTGTGAATAACTCTACATGGTGGAACTCGCTTCCTCTGATCGAGGTTCTCAAGAGGTTAGGGGATAGTATGAGAATGGGTCCCTTGCTGTCCCGAGATAC GGTCAAGAACAAAATGTCGAAAGGCGATGGCATGTCCTTCTCAGAATTCACCTACCCGCTCATGCAAGGTTGGGATTGGTGGCATATGTATCAGGCAAATGGAATCCAGATGCAGATCGGTGGCTCCGACCAGTATGGAAACATCGTGACCGGCGTCGAGACGGTGAAAGTCGTCCGTGATAACGAGCCAGATCCGGCGAAAAAAATTGAAGGTGGTCCCTTCAACGATCCGGTCGGCTTCACCGTCCCCCTCTTAACAGACTCAGCCGGTGTCAAGTTTGGAAAGAGCGCCGGCAATGCCGTTTGGCTCGACAAGTTCCAGACTTCCGAGTTCGACCTTTACGGTTACTTTGTGCGGCGATCCGATCAAGAGGTCGAGAAGCTTCTCAAGCTCTTCACCTTCCTGCCTATGGAGAACATCAACGAGGCCATGAAGATCCACAGCGAGAACCCCGCCCGACGAGTTGCTCAACATCTGCTGGCCTTTGAGGTAGTCGGCTTGGTGCACGGCATAAACGCGGCGCATAGGACCGCCTTGAACCACCAGGCCAGGTACGGAAAGCAAATCGACATCCCCGGCGTCACGCTCAGGATGCCCAAGGCAGCAACCGAGGACACGCCACCCTCCATTCTAGACGCCCCCAAGATGGACATGCAACTGCCCGAATCTCTCATCATGGGCAAATCCATCGGCCGCATCCTCTACGCCGCAGGCCTCGCAAAGAGCGCCTCAGAAGGCCACCGCCTCGCCACCCAGCAAGGTGCCTACATTGGCGCCATGCCTGGCCACAAGCGCACCGAGGACAACAAGGTGATGGACTACTCCCAGCTCAGCTTCACACCCATCAAGCTCTGGTTCCCCCAGGAGACGAGGAACTACCTCATCGACGGCAAGATGCTCATCCTCCGCAAGGGCAAGGTCCAGATTCGCATCATTGAGATGGTCAGCGAcgaggagtggaaggagtCTGGTCAGACGTACCCTGGCGAGCCGGGGACCGGTGCGCTGCGCATGCTTCGCCAGCAGTTGAAGATGCTAAAGTCGGGGATGCTGACGCCGGACGAGGTCAAGACCAACTTGAAAaaccatgtcgaggaggaggcgccgcCGCCTGGGTTTATGAAGTTCCCGGATCAGGACTCTTATGCTATTAGGAGGGCGACTCAGGAGCTGATGGATGAGATTCACCAGAAGGAGGTAGGGGGTGGTTCGCCgagggaagagaggggggaatga
- the SDH4 gene encoding membrane anchor subunit of succinate dehydrogenase, Sdh4 (EggNog:ENOG503P2TR; COG:C), translated as MASIARSSLLRQVATKPALQNSIIARAAFHTTAKRDLLPPLPQRVVGTVNDAAPVPPPSPSHGSYHWTFDRLVAASLIPLTVAPFAAGSLNPTMDAVLCATLLIHSHTGFQNIIVDYVPQYRTPRARKAAIWGLNAATVVVGLALYEYETSDVGITETIKRLWKA; from the exons ATGGCCTCCATCGCCCGCTCTTCCCTGCTGCGCCAGGTTGCGACAAAGCCTGCTCTCCAGAACAGCATCATCGCGCGTGCTGCTTTCCACACTACCGCCAAGAgggacctcctcccccctcttcccc AGCGTGTTGTTGGCACAG TCAACGATGCTGCCCCCGTAccgcccccttctccctcgcaCGGCTCCTACCACTGGACCTTTGACCGTCTCGTCGCTGCGTCCCTGATCCCCCTTACCGTCGCTCCTTTCGCCGCCGGCTcactcaaccccaccatggATGCCGTCCTGTgcgccaccctcctcatccactcTCACACCGGCTTCCAGAACATCATCGTCGATTACGTTCCCCAATACAGAACACCCCGGGCCCGCAAGGCTGCCATCTGGGGCCTCAACGCCGCCACCGTCGTTGTCGGCCTTGCCCTCTACGAGTACGAGACCAGCGATGTCGGCATCACCGAGACCATCAAGAGACTGTGGAAGGCTTAA
- a CDS encoding uncharacterized protein (EggNog:ENOG503PF61; COG:B) produces the protein MSKASSPVATSPQPDVQKASRVCLNCKRKKKKCDKALPSCSRCVESYQLCQHEDDIVAGNPVTAGYLYGGVSSPLGNPVQLHRQSPLAWGGSLRPSLVASIRSADNINLYALRCVIDILDSRQGVEQTVLAFFEGPNASWFSIIDRSNFERLLEDFWTSPSAETCVLILCMSLISRPTISSPGPTPMGDTVYQSAKTLLSLVQSQSSRPMSTSFLQAELLVAMYEYTQALPQQAYLSVGRCFQMSRALGWQDKSYWGPNNMATIPKILKLHSILWWAMVYIDNHLHAAYQESKFPLHAPTLGLGFQIPQPETFGQFAPTPSQLQIQSVGAAYCDGNSHHIDGMVFPEATSAFNLNTALSPLDSPLMLSERHEELSDAVWQHTLDVFQTPWSTGDRSGAMSTNLIAMLKLNQSGLLAGSAGTDPRFSSPAENIRKAIAYLHNEAANLPSFQERLARGRVAPFWAFAAYYASLLLISHGETELQMAADWLQKVIDLKNMLHICAGRWKIAERYVYLLDQQLGVRLGTYVG, from the exons ATGTCGAAGGCATCGTCACCTGTGGCGACGTCCCCTCAACCGGATGTCCAGAAAGCATCGAGAGTCTGTCTCAACtgcaagaggaagaagaaaaagtgTGACAAAGCGTTGCCGTCGTGCAGTCGTTGTGTCGA ATCATATCAACTCTGCCAGCATGAGGACGACATTGTTGCTGGAAATCCTGTGACGGCTGGGTATCTGTATGGAGGAGTGTCTTCGCCGCTTGGGAATCCGGTCCAGCTTCATCGACAATCACCATTAGCCTGGGGTGGGAGTCTGCGTCCTTCTTTGGTTGCCAGCATTCGGTCGGCAGATAATATCAACTTGTACGCCCTCCGATGTGTTATCGACATTCTCGATAGTCGCCAGGGTGTTGAACAGACGGTTTTGGCGTTTTTCGAGGGCCCCAACGCCAGCTGGTTCAGCATTATCGATCGTTCAAATTTCGAGAGGTTACTGGAGGATTTCTGGACCAGTCCATCAGCGGAAACATGTGTTTTGATACTTTGCATGTCGCTGATCTCCCGTCCAACGATTTCGAGCCCGGGCCCGACACCGATGGGCGATACCGTTTATCAGTCGGCCAAAACGCTCTTGAGTTTGGTCCAGAGCCAAAGTAGCCGCCCCATGTCCACCTCCTTTTTGCAGGCCGAACTCCTAGTCGCCATGTACGAGTACACTCAGGCTCTACCACAGCAAGCATATCTGTCTGTTGGGCGATGTTTCCAGATGAGCCGCGCTCTCGGTTGGCAGGATAAGTCGTACTGGGGCCCAAACAACATGGCAACTATACCAAAGATCCTCAAGCTCCATTCGATCCTGTGGTGGGCAATGGTGTATATCGACAACCATCTTCATGCTGCATATCAGGAGTCCAAGTTCCCCTTGCATGCTCCCACCCTCGGGCTCGGATTCCAGATACCCCAGCCCGAAACTTTCGGCCAATTTGCGCCGACGCCATCGCAGCTTCAAATCCAGAGTGTTGGTGCAGCATATTGTGACGGCAACTCTCACCATATCGACGGCATGGTTTTCCCCGAGGCAACATCTGCGTTCAATCTGAACACCGCTCTTAGCCCGCTGGATAGCCCACTGATGTTGTCGGAACGCCACGAGGAACTCTCGGATGCTGTCTGGCAGCACACTCTCGACGTCTTCCAGACTCCGTGGAGTACTGGCGACCGGAGCGGGGCGATGAGCACCAACTTGAT AGCCATGCTGAAACTCAACCAATCTGGCCTTCTTGCTGGATCGGCGGGGACCGATCCGCGCTTTTCCAGCCCTGCTGAGAATATCAGGAAGGCTATCGCGTACCTCCACAATGAGGCGGCGAACTTGCCGAGTTTCCAAGAGCGATTGGCACGGGGGAGGGTGGCTCCTTTCTGGGCTTTTGCGGCGTACTATGCATCGCTTTTGCTCATTTCTCATGGTGAAACGGAGCTCCAAATGGCGGCGGACTGGCTTCAGAAGGTTATCGATTTGAAGAACATGCTGCACATTTGCGCTGGAAGGTGGAAGATTGCTG AACGTTATGTTTATTTGCTCGACCAGCAGCTTGGTGTCCGGCTGGGCACCTATGTCGGATGA
- a CDS encoding uncharacterized protein (EggNog:ENOG503NWCM; COG:I) — MASLGGNILPLVGFNLHAFFTGITGGLLFFAGLIKLSHKRASQKSDQKRQDADEPGLISALLLFCYGCFFKPHSGSDKANQQGALESFYAGQASAYDVTRKLLLRGREDMLALAAAQLLHKAKSESRKAGSRRIWVDVGGGTGWNIEAMSQFVNVPEFFSTVYLVDLSPSLCAVAEKRFSRLGWDNVKIICQDARKFRLEDYENGLSGPGSPGSSTPKSYFDQKRPEHGGADLITMSYSLSMIPDYYSVIDSLTSLLSPDGLLGVVDFYVQSKADFTYRNWTGGMIGRHVNYLSRTFWRAWFDLDRVALEPARRDYLEYKFGTVLTANLRNTALGSIPYYVWLGCHKKPFSSSSLPEEIIQRIDALATESPYLLPSDSHSSKKQQNVITAKLTRAIERTAPEIRSKAFDAAIQNLSANLPLPSFFYQNHHWRIYYDDQLPKHTQFNNEYIYAFTWEDSRVDREILKLGCDDVVLAITSAGDNILSYALQSPARIHAIDLNPSQNHLLELKAASFTALSHADFWKIFGEGKHENFRALLITRLSPHLSSRAFQYWLDNSFIFTNPTSRGLYDTGGSRHAIRAFRYTSRLFRCRSAVTSLLNSKTLIEQREIWHSKIRPALLSPLVSNLLVSTEAFLWKALGVPKNQLAMIEADHGSSRAVKVGLAKSTRAHAIWHYMVNTLDPVVEKTHIAVDNPYYLVCMTGGFTKKCHPDYLSRAAHKKLSQPGAFEGLRIHTDEIDEVIARMAPGTVTVAVLMDSMDWFDPDTDAAGRQIEKVNRALKTGGRVLVRSSALRPWYIKEFEKRGFVGERVGNRGVGECIDRVNMYASCWVCTKVDNLPPPTPGGSEGEQRTGGEEVDVWSL; from the exons ATGGCTTCTCTTGGTGGTAACATTTTGCCCCTCGTTGGCTTCAACCTTCATGCATTCTTTACCGGCATCACCGGCGGCCTACTTTTCTTCGCCGGTCTTATCAAGCTTTCCCACAAGAGGGCTTCACAGAAGTCGGATCAGAAGCGTCAGGATGCTGATGAGCCGGGCCTCATCAGCGCGCTTCTCCTTTTCTGTTATGGCTGCTTCTTCAAGCCGCATTCTGGTAGTGACAAAGCCAACCAGCAAGGCGCTCTCGAGTCCTTCTACGCAGGCCAGGCTTCAGCG TACGATGTGACCAGAAAGCTACTCCTCAGAGGCCGTGAGGACATGCTGGCCCTTGCGGCTGCTCAGCTCCTTCACAAGGCCAAAAGTGAAAGCCGAAAGGCGGGAAGCAGACGTATCTGGGTCGAT gttggcggtggcacAGGCTGGAATATCGAGGCCATGTCGCAGTTTGTCAACGTCCCTGAATTCTTCAGCACTGTCTATCTTGTCGACCTCTCACCGTCGCTCTGCGCAGTAGCAGAGAAGAGATTCTCGCGCCTCGGTTGGGACAACGTCAAAATCATATGCCAAGACGCTCGCAAATTCCGGCTGGAAGACTATGAAAATGGTCTCTCCGGTCCAGGATCGCCAGGGTCCTCAACTCCCAAGAGCTACTTTGATCAGAAGCGTCCCGAGCATGGCGGTGCTGACTTGATCACCATGTCTTACAGCTTGTCCATGATT cctgaCTATTACTCCGTCATTGACTCATTGACATCCCTTCTTTCTCCGGATGGACTTCTCGGGGTTGTCGACTTTTACGTTCAGTCCAAAGCTGACTTTACTTACCGCAACTGGACGGGTGGTATGATCGGCCGTCACGTCAACTACCTCTCACGAACCTTTTGGAGGGCCTGGTTCGATCTCGACCGTGTTGCTCTCGAGCCCGCCCGCCGAGACTACCTCGAGTACAAATTCGGCACCGTTCTCACGGCCAACTTGCGCAACACCGCTCTCGGGTCCATCCCCTATTACGTCTGGCTAGGCTGTCACAAGAAgcccttctcctcatccagccTCCCCGAGGAGATCATCCAGCGAATCGACGCCCTAGCCACCGAGTCCCCTTACCTGCTCCCATCCGACTcccacagcagcaaaaaGCAGCAAAACGTCATCACCGCCAAACTCACCCGCGCGATAGAGCGCACAGCCCCCGAAATCCGCTCCAAAGCCTTCGACGCCGCCATCCAAaacctctccgccaacctccccttgccctccttcttttaccaaaaccaccactgGCGCATCTACTACGACGACCAGCTCCCAAAACACACCCAGTTCAACAACGAGTACATCTACGCCTTCACCTGGGAAGACTCCCGCGTCGACCGCGAGATCCTCAAGCTCGGCTGCGACGACGTCGTgctcgccatcaccagcgcGGGCGACAACATCCTCTCGTACGCGTTGCAGTCCCCGGCCCGCATCCACGCCATCGACCTGAACCCCAGCCAGAACCACCTCCTCGAGCTAAAAGCAGCCTCCTTCACCGCTTTGTCTCATGCCGACTTCTGGAAGATTTTCGGCGAGGGCAAACACGAAAATTTCCGCGCGCTTCTCATCACAAGATTGtccccccacctctccaGCCGGGCGTTCCAGTACTGGCTCGACAACTCTTTTAttttcaccaaccccacgtCCAGGGGGTTATACGACACCGGCGGCTCCCGCCACGCCATCCGCGCATTTAGATACACCTCCCGTCTCTTTCGCTGCCGTTCAGccgtcacctccctcctaaACAGCAAAACCCTCATCGAACAACGCGAGATCTGGCACAGCAAAATCCGGCCTGCACTGCTCAGTCCCCTGGTgagcaacctcctcgtcagcACGGAAGCCTTCCTCTGGAAAGCCCTCGGCGTGCCAAAGAACCAGCTCGCCATGATCGAGGCCGATCACGGCAGCAGCCGCGCCGTGAAGGTTGGACTGGCCAAGAGCACGAGGGCGCACGCGATATGGCATTACATGGTCAACACGCTTGACCCTGTAGTTGAAAAGACGCACATTGCGGTTGATAACCCTTACTACCTCGTCTGCATGACGGGGGGGTTCACAAAGAAGTGTCATCCTGATTATCTCTCCCGCGCTGCGCACAAGAAACTTTCCCAGCCTGGGGCGTTTGAGGGGTTAAGGATACACACTGATGAGATTGACGAGGTGATTGCGAGAATGGCGCCTGGGACGGTGACGGTAGCGGTGTTGATGGATAGCATGGATTGGTTCGACCCGGACACAGACGCGGCGGGGAGGCAGATTGAAAAGGTTAACAGGGCCTTGAAGACGGGTGGGAGGGTCCTGGTGAGGAGCTCGGCTTTGAGGCCGTGGTATATCAAGGAGTTTGAAaagagggggtttgtgggcgagagggtggggaataggggggtgggagagtgTATTGACCGGGTGAATATGTATGCCAGCTGCTGGGTTTGTACCAAGGTGGATAacctgccgccgccgacgccgGGGGGGAGCGAGGGGGAGCAGAGGactggcggagaggaggttgatgtttgGAGCTTGTGA
- the NGG1 gene encoding Transcriptional regulator (EggNog:ENOG503NZVY; BUSCO:EOG09261EMF; COG:B), with translation MAPSSQKGPGKKAGAGAIRSQSQQQQQRSRNTTPSAAPPSASLPPIDNVETDLLELRFEVFRNLTFEDMVDPSTSNTTIPDSKSLDGLVSRLQKLSDVIDKRGLNCDKGMRLLAQSRRTRLDELAVERGREEERRQKEADEEERERKAANKKKRKATDSLAPGGSNIERSSPLRESTKPRKLSRDNDSASSSLSPVAPSNMDADDKTKTEENEDESDSDDGRPPPPARPQANTFGDDPSTFPDPTVYEILPVQPGMTEGEIKEIYSVAGYPKSDLADLIAGDPPDKDFSNAKPSNQINFSTFSTFIDPYFRPFTEEDLAFLRERGDRVTPFVMPKRGKKHYTEIWAEEDGAMAIDSVPPGGREKLPPNQPRGSIENMDDDVAETDKLSVGPLLSRLLSAMRPEHRAPPAEIANGVNGDGDTIMNGTASFDFSFDTNPPTSSQQPNGTNGVNGHVNGVNGTTPESSNNNNNNNQLPPATYMPESNSEAWKKASHPKLDYTQVDERIKQELRHIGFLPLPPNQSDSSNAAGNGSQPGQPDPTTAEYDGHYDDEVAARLRLLQSRLREQVLVNGARKARLTELVKERMAFQEYTTILEDLDSQVQAAYLKRTRTMKKPKKARPGQSGSAASAAAAASAAATATARPGIGDLTKTLMERRRRWIENIGTVFEDEALTKVPRVSEEGSTIFKAGEMGELLRREKEAWDEEVEEE, from the exons ATGGCTCCATCGAGCCAGAAGGGtccggggaagaaggcgggCGCGGGGGCAATCCGCTCCCAgtcacaacagcagcagcagcgaagtcgcaacaccacccccagtGCCGCACCGCCCTCGGCCAGTCTGCCACCCATCGACAATGTCGAAACAGACCTGCTGGAACTCCGCTTCGAAGTCTTCCGGAACCTGACCTTTGAGGACATGGTTGATCCCTcgacctccaacaccaccatacCCGATTCCAAGagccttgatggcctcgtcTCCCGACTGCAGAAGCTGAGCGACGTCATTGACAAGCGCGGCCTGAATTGCGACAAGGGCATGAGACTACTCGCCCAGAGCCGCCGCACCAGGCTCGATGAGCTGGCTGTCgagcgggggagggaagaggagcGGAGACAGAAGGaagccgatgaggaggagcgcgAACGCAAGGCAgccaacaaaaagaagcggAAAGCGACCGACAGTCTGGCGCCCGGAGGGAGCAACATAG AGCGGTCATCCCCTTTGCGCGAGTCGACAAAACCCCGAAAACTATCTCGCGATAACGATTCCGCCAGCTCGTCGCTGTCGCCAGTCGCGCCAAGCAACATGGACGCCGATGACAAGACCAAGACAGAGGAGAACGAGGACGAGTCGGACTCTGACGATGGtcgcccaccacctcccgctcGGCCACAGGCCAATACGTTTGGCGATGATCCTTCAACCTTCCCCGACCCAACCGTGTACGAGATTCTTCCCGTCCAACCTGGCATGACCGAGGGCGAAATAAAGGAAATATACTCGGTAGCCGGCTACCCTAAAAGCGACCTTGCTGATCTCATCGCTGGTGACCCTCCAGACAAGGATTTCAGCAATGCAAAGCCTAGCAATCAGATCAACTTTAGCACTTTTAGCACCTTTATCGACCCCTACTTCCGGCCGTTCACCGAGGAGGATCTCGCGTTTttgagagaaagaggggatCGCGTGACTCCGTTTGTCATGCCGAAACGTGGCAAGAAGCACTACACAGAGATCTGGgccgaagaggatggagcGATGGCCATCGACTCCGTCCCCCCAGGCGGCCGGGAGAAACTTCCTCCTAACCAACCCCGCGGGAGTATCGAGAACATGGACGACGACGTTGCCGAAACAGACAAGCTCTCCGTCGGCCCACTCCTCTCCCGTCTTCTTTCAGCGATGCGCCCCGAGCACCGCGCTCCGCCAGCAGAGATTGCCAACGGCGTCAACGGCGACGGAGACACCATCATGAACGGCACCGCCAGCTTCGACTTTAGTTTtgacaccaacccccctaccagcagccaacaacccaacggcaccaacggTGTAAACGGCCATGTCAACGGCGTTAACGGCACCACCCCCGAatcatccaacaacaacaacaacaacaa ccaaCTCCCTCCGGCTACTTACATGCCCGAATCAAATTCGGAAGCCTGGAAAAAGGCCAGCCACCCAAAACTAGACTACACCCAAGTCGACGAGCGCATCAAGCAGGAACTCCGTCACATCGGGTTCCTCCCCTTACCACCCAACCAATCCGACTCGTCCAACGCGGCAGGCAACGGCTCCCAACCAGGACAGCCGGACCCGACAACAGCCGAGTACGACGGCCACTACGACGACGAAGTCGCCgcccgcctccgcctcctccaatcccGCCTTCGCGAGCAAGTCCTCGTCAACGGCGCCCGAAAAGCCAGACTGACagagctggtcaaggagcGGATGGCCTTTCAGGAGTATACCACCAttttggaggatttggattCCCAAGTCCAGGCGGCATACCTcaagaggacgaggacgatgaagaagccCAAAAAGGCGAGGCCGGGGCAGTCCGGATCGGCGGCTAgtgcggctgctgctgcgagcGCGGCTGCTACGGCGACTGCCCGCCCGGGGATAGGGGATCTGACAAAGACGctgatggagaggaggaggaggtggattgAGAATATTGGGACtgtgtttgaggatgaggcgcTGACAAAGGTGCCGAGGGTGAGCGAGGAGGGGAGCACGATTTTCAAggcgggggagatgggggagttgttgagaagggagaaggaggcttgggatgaggaggtggaggaggagtag
- a CDS encoding uncharacterized protein (COG:O; EggNog:ENOG503NXQK): protein MSMSVDEIRNVVLLFSNPSWGGVGTVSSTVIRNVTALSGHMAYSSRYTGNTTVLSSRFAGTTNGIIQGLLYVPDLPYGHECVEETALHIPPSVVRQSSLPPTNYYLIAIAPWINARCSRAYLASARTAPVRGFLFYLPGNSTEAPPSAESEMWNIAEEFEWRTQSGYPVYAVSSMAGQVMMQHLSLYSGNLTEVPFGYNISTRFQAEEEDYARIWTELVISTPPSSFATWLYFLIVVGVLLAVIVSASLLMHLVQARRRYSLRQRVIAGEVNLEVTGIKRLTVPLEHIQSFPLFTYHYEPPDASPPPTSPRSAKSPRSRSRRDSHGHSERRGSRTTRSVTISEKSPSGPFATVTTNYQPYCEICLEPYQNRVTIIRELPCGHIFHPGCIDEFLNENSSLCPLCKASMLPPGFCPKITNHMVKRERAIRKIRGQVDDHDADNSDGGRSGGWTATFRNKIFHGGSPTSSTSTELQVRSKPVEGQPTISISQPNRPPPQVSSQPSDETAQSSAGPLQPTPLQPIPPPALPKPTALARKRMRELAGSELDDGEAGSSRWRRMRTKIFPGFD, encoded by the exons ATGTCCATGT CTGTCGATGAGATCCGCAATGTTGT CCTTTTGTTCAGCAACCCATCATGGGGCGGTGTCGGCACCGTGTCGTCCACCGTTATTCGGAACGTCACGGCCCTGTCT GGCCATATGGCATACTCTTCACGATATACAGGCAACACCACGGTGCTCTCCAGCAGGTTCGCCGGCACCACAAATGGCATCATCCAAGGTCTCCTTTATGTCCCGGATCTCCCCTACGGCCATGAATGCGTAGAAGAAACAGCGCTGCACATTCCCCCATCAGTCGTGCGACAATCCAGCCTTCCTCCCACAAACTACTATCTTATTGCCATTGCGCCGTGGATCAATGCTCGATGCTCACGGGCCTATTTGGCCTCTGCCCGTACAGCACCGGTTCGAGGGTTTCTGTTCTATCTCCCTGGCAACTCAACCGAGGCCCCGCCCTCTGCTGAGTCTGAGATGTGGAACATTGCGGAGGAGTTTGAATGGAGGACTCAGAGTGGCTACCCTGTATATGCTGTCTCGAGTATGGCCGGCCAAGTCATGATGCAACACCTCAGTCTCTACTCTGGCAACCTGACCGAAGTGCCGTTTGGATATAACATTTCTACACGCTTCCaggccgaagaagaggactATGCTCGCATATGGACCGAGCTTGTTATCAGCACGCCCCCCAGTTCCTTCGCTACCTGGCTGTACTTCCTCATTGTCGTCGGCGTGCTTCTCGCCGTCATTGTTTCGGCGTCGCTCCTGATGCACCTTGTTCAGGCCCGTCGGCGTTACTCCCTGCGACAGAGAGTCATTGCGGGCGAAGTCAACCTGGAAGTCACGGGCATCAAAAGACTCACAGTGCCGCTGGAGCACATTCAAAGcttcccccttttcaccTACCACTATGAGCCACCAGATGCCAGCCCGCCACCTACGTCTCCACGGTCGGCCAAGTCCCCACGATCGCGGAGCAGGCGGGACAGTCATGGTCACTCAGAACGAAGGGGTTCCCGAACAACTCGTTCTGTAACCATTTCGGAAAAGAGTCCGAGTGGGCCGTTCGCAACGGTCACAACAAATTATCAACCCTACTGTGAGATTTGCCTGGAGCCATACCAAAATCGAGTCACGATCATCAGAGAACTACCATGCGGCCACATATTTCACCCGGGGTGCATCGATGAGTTTCTTAACGAGAACAGCTCACTTTGCCCCTTGTGCAAAGCTAGCATGCTACCTCCCGGCTTCTGCCCCAAGATCACCAACCACATGGTGAAACGAGAGCGGGCAATTCGAAAGATACGGGGGCAAGTTGACGATCACGATGCCGACAACTCCGACGGCGGCCGGTCAGGAGGCTGGACGGCAACCTTTCGAAACAAGATCTTTCATGGGGGAAGTCCTACATCGTCGACTTCGACAGAACTTCAGGTGCGGAGTAAACCTGTTGAAGGCCAACCCACAATATCAATATCACAGCCCAAccgtcctccaccacaagTGTCATCGCAACCGTCAGATGAGACAGCTCAATCATCGGCGGGACCGTTACAGCCAACACCACTGCAGCCGATACCGCCGCCAGCATTACCCAAACCAACTGCGTTGGCGCGTAAGAGAATGAGAGAGCTAGCCGGCAGcgagcttgatgatggcgaggCTGGCTCGTCAAGGT GGCGACGAATGCGCACCAAGATATTTCCCGGTTTTGACTAG